The sequence GGTGGATGCTCTTCTTTCCAGGGTAATGTAGCAAAATATCTGTTGTCATGGTAACTGATATATGTCTTCTCATATACTTCTCTTAATCCCTTGTTCCCTGTTTCCTCCTCATCTATTTGCTCAATTCCAAGTGTTTCTAACTTCCAAAACCTCTTCAGATCGCATTCTTCTGTCTTTCTTGATGTCATTACATTCATCGTAGATGTTGGCTGGTCATTGTAACTTGGCGTACCGTGAAATGGTCCTGACAGTAAATAACCTATTTTTGATTTCACGGCAGAAGGTCCCTCACCTCTTATGATATGGTTTTCTATAATTGACCAATAGTAGTCGGCTCCAACGAGTAATAAGACTTGGAAATTGTCGTTCGCGGTAAGTGGATGTGCGAGTTTTATCCCGGAAAAATACGATAATTTAGCAGCTTTGCGGATGTAAGTTTTGAGTGGTGCGGCGATTTCCGGTACGATCAATACTCTGATCGGCAAGTTTCCTTCGTCTGTGAGCAAATAAATAGTTGCGGTTTTTAAGTGTCTAATTTTCGTCCTTTCTGCGCTTTCCCCGAACCCGGATAAATTTAAACTTTCTGTGCCAGTTATTGATACCTCTGTGCGCCCTCATCAAAAAGAATACTGGCATCTAAAGATTGTAGTCCTGAACTTACAGGATTTATTGCGGTTTTGAGCATGACATTCATGGTTGCCTGTGAATGTAAAATTGTGTCCGTTTCCTTCGCGTTGTGTTGAATGGTACTTACGTTCACACTATCTTCTTCCTCTATTTGTGCATTATCCTTACATAAACTCGTGTGATGACGCTTATGACATTTtctgcatgttttatttgaccaagTTATGATGTACTAAACAGTTGAAGCATAGGCGATCTCTTTTTACTATTGACATGCGATCTTTATATTCAGTTACTTTGGTACAATTTACCGAGTGGTGTGATTCGTGACAATAATTGCACTGTTTAGATTTGAAGTTAGTGTTTTGGTGATTCTTATTTTGGTGGCTGTGACTTGATTGTCTATTTCGCGGTTTTGTGTTAGTCAAAATGCTGCAGTAGCGGTAGGATTTTCATGATTGTCTGTTGAGTTACCGGCTTCcatgatatttatttcattaaatatgcCTTTTCGTAAATCTGCCAATCGTATGTTGGTGGACCCAAATTCTCTTGCAAGGTTTTTTTCGAATTTCCCCTGGTAGTTTATTCAATATTATTGGCACTAACAGCGCTCCGTATGAATCATCAGTTTGTCCTAGTGATTCTAAACCTCTTATGTAAATTGCATTGTTGTCATAAAAATGTCGGAGGTTGAAAAGTGTGTACCTAAGCGACTTTATATCAATAAGTTCCTGCATATACCTCTGTGTAATTTTATGTTGCTGACCATATCTTTCTTGTAATAGGGAAATTGCCTTTTCATAGTTTGCATTAGTGAGCGCAAAACCTGTCACTGATTTTAGAGCTTCATCGTGAAGTAacgatttcaaataattaaatttgtGGACGTTGCTTAAGGTTAGATTCGTATGCACGGCTGTCTCAAATGAGTCCCAAAATGACTGCCATTGAAGTATATCTCCATCGAAAGTAGGGAGGTTCAACTTGGGTAGTTTGTTGTATTCACTAGTTGAGTTAAAGGATGGACGAAAATCTGACAAACGGTAATATGAGTTTTTCTGGTGGTCTGTATATGAAGAGTTTATAGTATGAACGGGTTTTTACCTTATAAGTTAAATGCATACTCATCTGCTTTAACGATCTCTGTTTCAATATCTCCGTCGTCCAGTTACTGTACTATGTCCTCATCTTACTTGCGTAATATTTCTTGCTTCCCTTTCAGACTATCCAATATGTTTGACAAATCCTCCGTGTCCACGGTTCCATCTCCTTCCTGTTGAACGTCTTCAAAATTTTTTATCAGTCTGGAAATTGCACTTCTATGTCCTGCTCGTAACGAACGTAGCTTCAGATTCATCCTGGTCTCGGCACCAATATCGTAGAGTGGTTGTATCGGACACAAATTAAGGCTTAGAAATAAGAACGTCTACTTGCACTGATACTTGTATTGGAACTCTGAATAGAATAACGTCACAACAACGGTGTCGTCGTGACTCGTGTACAATAGAGAGCGGTAGAGGGAACACCTAATGTGCAAttcttaacaataacatatctAAAAATTTTGAGAGACATGTAAGTACACAGTTATATGAATtcctaaacaataaaaaaattgttacatatcGCCCAGTCAGGTTCAGACAAGATAATTCCTGCAAAACAGCGCTAACTGAACTTATTGAcgaatgattaaaatatttagataatgGAGAAATAGTTGGTACAGTGTTTTTAGATTTCAGTAGGGCTTTTGACCTTATCAACCATGCCATActttaagaaaagttaattttttatcatatcggagaacatataataaattggataaaatcatatttttccGAAAGACAACAAGAAGTCCAATACGGAGAGAATTACCTGCCCTTGGATATGAAtgagtttttgttttctctctgcTCGACCTGCCTGATAATTTCAACTTAAACATGGTGAACAGTGAATTTTTCTGAAACCAACACATGACATACTTACTTTGATAGTAATGAATAAAGGTAAtgagtgaaaaacaaaatactcGTAAGCGTGAAAGAGAAAAAGAGACAGAAACTTTtaatagtaaacaaaacacaGGTATAAAAATGGCGGATACTGACATGACGGAGACAGAGAGCTCACTCGAACAAAACCTCGGTGAATACTCTGAGGATCAAACATTCAATAACAAACTTCTAAGTGGCATAGTAGGCATACAGCAAACATTTAACAGtcttataataaaatttgaaaaccaaaATGAAGAAATACATGGTATTAAAAATGACATATACGCCAAAGATGACATTGAAGACATACTTCAAGCTGTGGCAACAGAAACTGAAGACCAAACAACTATGATAGCCGAAGTCagaaatcaaaatacaaaactgaCAATGGAatcaaattcatcaaaatcaTCATCAGCTAACTCTATTACAAGTTATTAAAAACAATCTGTACATAATATTTCAAAGACAATCTGAATTATATTATATCTAATGCTAATCTAACTACATAAATTCTATACATATGTTAATCAAGGCAAACTCCacaattaaatttctttttttcttttaatccaTTTTTACAAACTGAGTTATTCCTCTTTGTACTAGTTTCggcaaaatatcaaatttccgGTTCGATGAGTCTTTTCATACCGTCATTTGGATCTAAAATTTATTCTAGACTGAAATCAAAACAATTCCATTGGCATACTTTCCCCTTTTTTTATCATCGAACATCATAACACACATACAATAACTTAATGTACAATCCTTTTCCTATTTATCCCTAGCTGCATGTACCTCTAGACATGACCCAGTTTATAAAACTCCAACATGTCTGGTTTTTGGTGTGTTACATGTATGCAGTGAGTACTCCCCCTTCTCCTTTTCTCcttcaatcattttttattttattgagaaCTAATAAATGCTGGATTTTATCCATTCAAATACCAGCACAGAGTGGTTATGGTTGTAGACTTATGCTGTCAAACAGTATGTATAATATTAATGTGACAAACTTTATGGGCATTATCCAAATAATTTGTAGTATGTTTACTAACTCATTTATTAGTGATCATGGATAATACTTTATTACCATTTTATAATGTCCATATTGATGATAAACCTAGTATCAGAACTGTATATATCTCcaacttattttttagtcttattATTGTATTAATCTTACTACAAAGTAATGACATTGAACAAAATCCTGGACCAAACTCATCAAGATATAgctatcaaaatattcaaatagcTGGTATTAATGTTAATTCCTTACGTTATAAAACTGATTTAATTCATTCAGAACTAGGTGAATGTGATGTGATTTGTGTATCTGAAACAAAACTGAAAGCAAATGTTGGAAGCACTGATTTGGTAATGCCAAATTTTCATAATCCTGACTTATTCAGAAAAGACAGGTTAACTGACGGTGGAGGAGGAATTTTGATCTATGTAAGAGACAGTCTCCATTGTAAACGCCGTAGTGACTTAGAAATAGCTGAATTAGAATCAGTTTGTGTTGAAATTACAACAAAAACTGGTAGATTCTTAGTTGTATGTTTTTATAGACCTCCAAATGCACCAGTCACATCACttgaccattttgaaaatttattagaTAATGTAATAGATActgataaaaatgtaatattgcTTGGTGATTTAAACATTGACTTACTAAAAGCAAGTCCAACTAGTAGGATATCAAGAATCTGTGAAAGATATGGCATAGAAAATGTTGTTAAGGAACCTACTCGAATAACCTCCTCAACTGCAACACTCTTAGACcctatatatatgaataatctTAGTTTACTAAGAAATAGTATGGTACTACCAAGTTTTTGTAGCGACCACTCTCCAACACTTATTGAGATTAATTTTTCCTCTGCTAGACAAAAAGCTTATTCAAAAGTAGTTTATGACTATGAGAGTGGTGACTATGCATCAGCAAACATGTATTTACAAAGAATAAACTGGTGTGAATGCTTTAAAAATGTTCATGACATTAATAAGATAAATGGTCTAATTAACCAAGAAGTTCATCATGTCATGGACACATATATTCCCCAAAAAAAAGTATTGGTGAGACCCAGGGACAAACCTTGGATCACAACCAGTATTAAAGTTAAAATGCGAAAGCGTAACCGTGCTTACAAAAAAGCTAAATCaagaaatttaatttcagactggaaaaaatttaaagaacttaGAAATGAAGTGATTGATCTAGTAAGAGAAGCTAAACGTCAGTACCTGATTAACTTGCATAATTCCCTAGTCGGTAAATCAATCCCACCAGGGAAGTGGTGGAGAATAGCTAAGAGTGtttgcaaatttaaaaataaagagagTCAAAATTCTCCCATTAAGGTAAATGGAGAGATTCTTATTCACCCCATTGAGAAAGCAACAGccataaatgattatttttgctcAATATCTAGATTTGACACAGAACCTCAATTGCCTAATGTCCCACCTTTGGCACCATATGAGCTGTCTGACATAGTGATTACAGAGCAGGATGTAATTGAccatttccaaattttaaatattaacaaaccAGCTGGACCTGACAAGCTACCTCCAAAATTTCTTAAGGCAATTTTCCCATCACTGGTTACACCCCTAacattcatatttaataaaagcTTACAATCAGGAACAGTTCCCAGTGATTGGAGATTGGCAAATGTATCAGCTATCTACAAGGGTAAAGGAGATCAGGACAAACTACAGACCTATCTCGGTTACTAATTGTTTTAGCAAAATATTggagaaaattatttttaagtatttacataattatatacatgatcATGCAATATTAACTGATCAACAGTCCGGGTTCCGAAACAAGGACTCTACTATAAATCAGTTACTTTTATTATATGATGAGATTGTAAAAAATCTTGACAAAGGGAAAGatgtcagatttattttttgtgatgtGTCAAAGGCATTTGATCGTGTATGGCACATGGGACTTCTATATAAGTTAAGAAAATATGGAATAAAGGGTAACTTGCTTAACTGGTTCAAAAGTTATCTTTCTGATAGACAACAAAGGGTTGGAgtaaatgggtttttttctaaCTGGAATACTGTCAAGGCAGGAGTCCCTCAAGGATCCATCTTGGGcccttttctgtttttattgtttgtgaATGATATAGTAGATGCggttacaaacaaaataaaactgtttgcAGATGATACTTGTCTATATTGTGTTGTACATGATGAGAGATCAGCAGCTGAATCCTTGGGTCAAGATCTAGAATCATTAGATCAATGGGCAGGGGAATGGGGTGTAACCTTCAATGCAGACAAAACCAAATCTATGTATTTTAcgagaaaaagaaatattgatgtCACATCACTATGCATGAATGATGCACCTCTAGAAAATGTCTCAGAACATAAACATCTTGGTATAACCTTATCTTCTAATGCCAAATGGTCTAGTCACATACAggatatttattcaaaagcttGTAAACGTCTTAATATTATGagatatttaaaacataagatTGATAGACAGTCTCTTGAAAGACTTTATATTGCATTTATAAGGCCTATTTTAGAATATGGGAACATAATTTGGGACAACTGCACACAAGAAGAATCAGATCTAATTGAGTCTGTACAACAAGCTGCTGCCAGAATTGTAACTGGGCTTCGAAAGGGAACTCCTAGATGGAAATTATATAAGGAATTAGGTTGGGATTCCCTCCAGAATAGACgtcagaaaaacaaattattgtttCTTCATAAAACTATTTCTGGAGATATTCCTAATTACATTGCTGCTGATATCTTGTCATGTACAAACACTAATGACCAGTATGGTCTGAGAAAAAAAAGGGAATTTAAAACTCCTCAGTGTCGAACCACAGCctataaaaacagttttattcCACATACTCTTGAAAAGTGGAATTCACTTGATGGAGAAGTTAAAAATATCTTAAGCTTCACaggatttaaaagaaaactgaaTGAGGACATAAGTCCTTGTCCTGTTTTCTTTTCCACTGGTTCACGTAAAGTTAATATAATCCACTGCCAATTAAGAAATGAGGCTAGTGATCTAAAAGATCATCTCTTCTTTGATCATTTGTCGGACAGCTCTATGTTTGCATGTGGAGATCCAGTAGAAgataattttcatttcttttatgtTTGTCCATTTTACATTTATCAGAGATATGAGCTCTTTCGAAAAATAAGTaactttaaaaatgtcaatcttgaTGTCCTACTACAGGGTTGCTCAGActtaaatattgatgaaaacacAGAGATATTTACATATGTACAACAATATATTCATGAAACTGgaagatttttataataattcatgtGATATTATACTGTTTAGCCTATAACCACAGTGTACCACTCTTTAGTCTTAATTAAAGACAAACCTAACttttaacacaaaaaacaaccaaTTGTGTTTAGCATctttttgcaaataaatttatatatattttattatattttttgtattagtaattatattttcaaaaatcaagaaattaataGTCATGTAATAAGATGGTAgactaaattatttatatattgcaaaaaagggccaatcaatttttttattcatataaatagaACAACTTTGTTGCAGTGAGCTTGTGAATTTGAGTAAAAATCACTTTATGATCTATTTGATTCCTAACCAACAGGTATTATTTTGGTATAAAATTCGATATCACCTTCAGTAGGTCTTGCTTTAACTTTGTTAACatagttatttatatatgtatacacaaaaaaatacttcaagAAGTGGAGGAACTGCCTCCCTGACTCACTGCAACAACGTATGATCTATTAACttatcagaaaattatataCTATCATGCATGTTATTCAATCCATCTTGTATGGGAAAGGATTTGTATAGGCACTGCCTTTTGTCCGATTCCtttgtttaaatgtacatttgatatttgaacaataaaatattttgaattgaattgaatggAATCAAATCTAATGAAGTCATACGTGGTACATTTAGAAACTAGACTTGATTGTCAACAAAGTCAAATAGCAAACCTGGTTGAACGCAGCAT is a genomic window of Mytilus trossulus isolate FHL-02 chromosome 1, PNRI_Mtr1.1.1.hap1, whole genome shotgun sequence containing:
- the LOC134700240 gene encoding uncharacterized protein LOC134700240, producing MDNTLLPFYNVHIDDKPSIRTVYISNLFFSLIIVLILLQSNDIEQNPGPNSSRYSYQNIQIAGINVNSLRYKTDLIHSELGECDVICVSETKLKANVGSTDLVMPNFHNPDLFRKDRLTDGGGGILIYVRDSLHCKRRSDLEIAELESVCVEITTKTGRFLVVCFYRPPNAPVTSLDHFENLLDNVIDTDKNVILLGDLNIDLLKASPTSRISRICERYGIENVVKEPTRITSSTATLLDPIYMNNLSLLRNSMVLPSFCSDHSPTLIEINFSSARQKAYSKVVYDYESGDYASANMYLQRINWCECFKNVHDINKINGLINQEVHHVMDTYIPQKKVLVRPRDKPWITTSIKVKMRKRNRAYKKAKSRNLISDWKKFKELRNEVIDLVREAKRQYLINLHNSLVGKSIPPGKWWRIAKSVCKFKNKESQNSPIKVNGEILIHPIEKATAINDYFCSISRFDTEPQLPNVPPLAPYELSDIVITEQDVIDHFQILNINKPAGPDKLPPKFLKAIFPSLVTPLTFIFNKSLQSGTVPSDWRLANVSAIYKGKGDQDKLQTYLGY